In Bicyclus anynana chromosome 22, ilBicAnyn1.1, whole genome shotgun sequence, the following proteins share a genomic window:
- the LOC128199307 gene encoding uncharacterized protein LOC128199307, which translates to MEYLTETAVVFSTIIVVFAPALVAGSVSNEVDKIKVIFHNMLLEETGLYIILLIYYPEQEQEIQKVIKYIDARPFKFSVLGIIPMDANFPMIVVNLSITYIIVVLQFTHLY; encoded by the exons ATGGAATATTTAACGGAGACAGCTGTCGTGTTTTCAACGATTATTGTAGTTTTTGCACCAGCATTGGTAGCTGGATCTGTATCTAATGAAGtggataaaataaaagttatatttcATAACATGCTTCTAGAAGAAACAGGTTTGTATATTATTCTCCTAATTTACT ATCCTGAACAAGAGcaagaaattcaaaaagtaatcaAATACATAGACGCTCGTCCATTTAAATTCAGTGTTCTTGGAATCATTCCAATGGACGCCAACTTCCCAATGATCGTTGTTAATTTAAGCATTACTTACATCATTGTTGTATTACAATTCACgcacttgtattaa